In the Azospirillum ramasamyi genome, one interval contains:
- a CDS encoding tetratricopeptide repeat protein has protein sequence MGAVGTLLARAFDHHQTGGFDEAEALYRHVLESDPASWKALHRYGLLIAQLGRLEEADVLLARSVVLEPADAEAAVNHAKILRALRRPDRAAGRFRQALLLSPALLAAQEGLGHAERERGDIPAAAGAYGRAALLGAGAALLHQWGIALDGLGRSGDAVAALRRSARLDPTVPSVAARLAAILCRLGRQGEAAWWYRRMLILQPDHADACVAMKVIAGRALNHGDGPTPA, from the coding sequence ATGGGCGCCGTCGGCACGCTGCTGGCGCGGGCCTTCGACCACCACCAGACCGGCGGCTTCGATGAAGCCGAAGCGCTTTACCGCCATGTTCTGGAGAGCGATCCGGCCAGCTGGAAAGCCCTTCACCGCTACGGACTTCTGATTGCCCAGCTCGGCCGGCTGGAGGAAGCCGATGTGCTGCTCGCCCGCAGCGTGGTGCTGGAGCCTGCCGATGCGGAGGCCGCGGTCAACCATGCCAAGATCCTGCGTGCGCTGCGGCGGCCCGACAGGGCGGCTGGCCGTTTCCGCCAGGCCCTGCTCCTGTCCCCCGCCCTGCTTGCCGCGCAGGAGGGACTAGGCCATGCGGAGCGGGAGCGCGGGGACATCCCGGCGGCGGCAGGCGCCTATGGCCGGGCAGCCCTACTCGGTGCCGGGGCGGCCCTGCTGCATCAATGGGGGATCGCTCTCGACGGTTTGGGCCGCAGCGGAGACGCGGTGGCGGCGCTGCGCCGGTCGGCCCGCCTCGACCCGACCGTTCCATCGGTCGCCGCGCGACTGGCCGCGATCCTGTGCCGGCTGGGCCGCCAAGGCGAGGCCGCATGGTGGTATCGCCGCATGCTGATCCTCCAGCCCGATCATGCCGATGCCTGCGTCGCAATGAAAGTCATCGCCGGACGGGCCCTCAACCACGGCGATGGACCGACGCCGGCATAA
- a CDS encoding DUF4384 domain-containing protein gives MQRGKGTAAATTVTADSERRLGRYRLRELLGRDGEARLHRALDENGQAVALWTIPLARLCADAASLERFRRTAAATAQLSHPAIPAVLASGEHAGTAFVAIAPVTGPTLADRLSDGALGLDDSVATLDRVLGALDAAHRAGIVHGALEAEAIRNSAAAAMVTGFGRAALSAARASRSDDLAAAGRLVERLLSNHVDHPAVSALLERLRERGAFPDAASLRHAVAGLTGTPLPASATAPKRGRRWPVWLGGLTLAGGLATGVVLMNRPAPNLPLPPSSPPAAAMNAPGAAAVPSSPATAPAPDAPRRPPVEAVAQALRAVPCALVTVEETGGRLLVSGTAAGETAEAAVREAVEAAAGGWEHGFDLATADAQFCAPLAGVAAALDANRGVAEPLTAGLATPEVATAEGSGPQLSSGDPLIMEIKAPARPVRVQVDYFTTDGTVVHLLPNPSDSGTALAAGASRRLGDRADGGRHWTIGPPYGSELLLTIATTEPLFPTPRPEQEPAADYLAALVEALAAMPDDAPTALAAARFITTGP, from the coding sequence ATGCAGCGCGGCAAGGGGACGGCGGCGGCCACGACGGTGACGGCCGATTCTGAGCGGCGGCTCGGCCGCTACCGGCTGCGCGAGTTGCTCGGCCGGGACGGCGAGGCCCGGCTGCACCGCGCGCTGGATGAGAATGGGCAGGCGGTGGCGCTGTGGACCATCCCGCTGGCACGGCTGTGTGCCGATGCCGCCTCGCTGGAGCGGTTCCGCCGCACCGCCGCCGCCACGGCCCAACTGTCCCACCCGGCCATTCCCGCCGTGCTGGCCTCCGGCGAGCATGCCGGCACCGCCTTCGTCGCCATCGCGCCGGTGACCGGGCCGACGCTGGCCGACCGGCTCTCCGATGGCGCTTTGGGCCTGGACGACAGCGTCGCGACGCTTGACCGCGTGCTGGGCGCGCTGGACGCCGCGCACCGGGCCGGAATCGTTCATGGCGCGCTGGAAGCGGAGGCCATCCGCAACAGCGCGGCCGCCGCCATGGTCACCGGCTTTGGACGGGCGGCGCTCTCCGCGGCGCGCGCAAGCCGCAGCGACGATCTTGCCGCCGCCGGCCGGTTGGTCGAGCGGCTGCTGTCGAACCATGTCGACCACCCGGCGGTGTCGGCGCTGCTGGAGCGGCTGCGGGAGCGCGGCGCCTTCCCGGATGCCGCATCGCTTCGCCATGCGGTCGCCGGCCTGACCGGAACGCCCCTTCCCGCTTCTGCGACGGCACCGAAGCGCGGGCGCCGCTGGCCGGTGTGGCTTGGCGGTCTGACGCTGGCGGGGGGGCTGGCGACGGGCGTGGTCCTGATGAACCGGCCCGCGCCAAACTTGCCCCTGCCCCCCTCCTCGCCGCCTGCCGCCGCGATGAACGCACCCGGCGCGGCTGCCGTGCCGTCTTCCCCGGCCACGGCCCCAGCGCCGGATGCGCCGCGACGGCCGCCGGTGGAGGCGGTGGCTCAAGCGTTGCGGGCGGTTCCTTGCGCATTGGTGACGGTGGAGGAAACCGGCGGACGCCTGCTCGTCTCCGGCACCGCGGCGGGGGAAACGGCCGAGGCCGCGGTGCGCGAGGCGGTGGAAGCGGCGGCAGGCGGCTGGGAGCATGGCTTCGACCTCGCCACCGCCGATGCGCAGTTCTGCGCGCCGCTGGCCGGCGTCGCCGCCGCTTTGGACGCCAACCGGGGCGTGGCGGAACCGCTGACGGCCGGATTGGCAACACCGGAGGTGGCGACAGCGGAGGGAAGCGGACCGCAGCTGAGTTCGGGCGACCCGCTGATCATGGAGATCAAGGCCCCGGCGCGGCCGGTGCGGGTTCAAGTCGATTACTTCACCACCGACGGCACCGTCGTTCATCTGCTGCCCAACCCTTCGGACAGCGGAACGGCTCTGGCGGCGGGGGCATCGCGGCGGCTGGGCGACCGGGCGGATGGCGGACGCCACTGGACCATCGGCCCGCCCTATGGCAGCGAGCTGCTGCTGACCATCGCCACGACAGAGCCGCTGTTCCCCACCCCTCGGCCGGAGCAGGAACCGGCGGCCGACTATCTGGCCGCCCTGGTGGAGGCGCTGGCGGCCATGCCGGACGACGCGCCAACTGCGCTCGCCGCCGCCCGCTTCATCACCACCGGCCCCTGA
- a CDS encoding PP2C family protein-serine/threonine phosphatase, with protein MDPDVRETGAAACMPNTAFVLTAAGLTDVGRTRSRNEDDFHVDAAGEFAIVCDGMGGHAGGDIASRKAVEEIAGFLKDYVSSEPITVVDRDDIDRTQTDPAATEPAVGRALAVARSAVQTANRAIHDLNLARGYAQGRGMGTTVAGLWRVPGTARMVTFHAGDSRVYRLRDGDLRTLTRDHSLYQIWLDNGGRGTPPQRNIIVRALGTGEDVEPEVAVHSLLPDDVVMICSDGLNGMVTDSAIARILTVEHDPASAAAALVDAANTAGGQDNVTVVVGRFTANA; from the coding sequence ATGGATCCAGACGTTCGCGAGACGGGAGCCGCCGCCTGCATGCCCAACACCGCCTTTGTCCTGACCGCCGCCGGGCTGACCGATGTCGGGCGTACCCGGTCCCGCAACGAGGACGATTTCCACGTCGATGCGGCCGGTGAATTCGCCATCGTCTGCGACGGGATGGGCGGCCATGCCGGCGGCGATATCGCCAGCCGCAAGGCGGTGGAGGAGATTGCCGGCTTCCTGAAGGATTACGTGTCGTCGGAGCCGATCACCGTGGTCGACCGCGACGACATCGACCGGACCCAGACCGACCCGGCGGCGACGGAGCCGGCGGTTGGCCGCGCCCTGGCGGTCGCGCGTTCGGCCGTGCAGACGGCCAACCGGGCGATCCACGACCTGAATCTCGCCCGCGGCTACGCCCAGGGGCGGGGCATGGGTACGACGGTCGCCGGGCTCTGGCGGGTTCCGGGCACGGCCCGGATGGTGACCTTCCATGCCGGCGACAGCCGGGTCTATCGCCTGCGCGACGGCGACCTGCGCACGCTGACCCGCGACCACAGCCTGTATCAGATCTGGCTCGACAATGGCGGGCGCGGGACGCCGCCGCAGCGGAACATCATCGTGCGGGCGCTCGGCACCGGCGAGGATGTGGAGCCGGAGGTCGCCGTCCATTCGCTGTTGCCCGACGACGTCGTCATGATCTGTTCCGACGGGTTGAACGGCATGGTCACGGACAGCGCCATCGCCCGCATCCTGACGGTGGAGCACGACCCGGCCAGCGCCGCCGCCGCGCTGGTCGATGCCGCCAACACGGCCGGCGGCCAGGACAACGTGACGGTGGTGGTCGGGCGCTTCACCGCCAACGCCTGA
- a CDS encoding tetratricopeptide repeat protein: MAKDSSRLAQAVAHHQAGRLAEAEQGYRAALSADPQHPDALHLLGVLSLQSGRADEAVALIGKALERSKGVADYWDNLGSALRAAGRAADAIQAHRSAATLDPGGAQRRHNLGNALAASGRHDEAERAYSLALALKPDYAKAWYNLGNGRAAVRRHADAAVALDRAVRLSPGMAEAHNNLGNTLQALGRFDEAAACFEDALARQPDLASATYGLSLLALRHGDLPRGWTGYERRFAAGEATPDRRIAAPRWKGEVLRGKRLMIWREQGVGHEILFASCYPDVIAWAGGPVVIECDPRLVPLFSRSFPKATVRAESCTGDAFGGGPRETIDPPDYDLQAPAGDLPHRLRESLSAFEPQGAWLVPDPALVEHWRARLAALGPGLRVGIGWRGQEMTADRKASYVMLEHWGPLFALPGVVFVNLQHGDCDAELAAAEARFGVRIHRWGDLDLKDDFDGAAALTANLDLVISPAMSAGELAGALGVPVWRFGHRDWTQLGTGVRPWFPSMRLFQPNPGEGLETTMQAIAGALRAALPEGALPQPAEPPAQSPTPPADFDALLNHAVALHRAGHAAEAEAGYRAALAADPARANSGHADALHLLGLLLHQSGNSTDALDFIAEALRLDPVFPHAWNHLGLIHEAEKRHAEASRAFARALALHPAFPEALTHLGLAHQTGGHQTGGQVAEAMRLHRRSIAVQPENPPAFANLGHACELAGRSGEATAHYRRALALQPDSADAHNNLATMAMYAGRQGETRRHLQYALRIAPNFALAAWNLGLIDLTDGKLDRGWEGYARRFSARQLQRARRIDRPQWNGESLRGRRLLVWSEQGVGDEILFASCFDALRELDGPVTVECDRRLVSLFARSFPGVSVRAETTDAAGRETVNPPDCDLQMPAGSLPALIRDRLDRFPSRPAFLRPDPELLALWRNRVAALPGLRVGLAWRSQIVTAQRAASYTGLADWLPLLDLPGVSVVTLQYGDCAAELARVETASRRLHRWDDLNLKDDFEGVSALIANLDLVISPATAVGELAGALGVPIWRLGSRDWTQLGAGVRPWYPSMRLIQPGPGEGMADATVKAVRALTALAPA, encoded by the coding sequence GTGGCGAAGGACAGCAGCAGGCTTGCGCAGGCAGTCGCACACCATCAGGCCGGGCGCCTTGCCGAGGCGGAGCAGGGCTACCGCGCGGCGCTGTCGGCCGACCCGCAACATCCCGACGCGCTGCACCTGCTGGGCGTGCTGTCGCTGCAATCCGGCCGGGCGGATGAGGCGGTCGCTTTGATCGGCAAGGCGCTGGAGCGCTCGAAGGGCGTCGCCGATTATTGGGACAATCTGGGCAGCGCGCTGCGCGCAGCGGGGCGTGCCGCCGACGCCATCCAGGCCCACCGCAGCGCGGCGACGCTCGATCCCGGCGGAGCGCAGCGGCGGCACAATCTGGGCAACGCCTTGGCCGCTTCGGGGCGCCACGACGAGGCGGAGAGGGCCTACAGCCTCGCGCTGGCGCTGAAGCCGGACTATGCCAAGGCCTGGTACAATCTCGGCAACGGCCGCGCGGCCGTCCGCCGCCATGCCGACGCCGCCGTCGCGCTGGATCGCGCGGTCCGGCTTTCGCCCGGCATGGCGGAGGCGCACAACAATCTCGGCAACACCCTACAGGCGCTGGGGCGCTTCGATGAAGCTGCTGCCTGTTTCGAGGACGCGCTGGCGCGGCAACCCGACCTTGCCTCCGCCACCTACGGCCTGTCCCTGCTGGCTCTGCGGCATGGCGATCTGCCACGCGGCTGGACGGGCTACGAGCGGCGTTTCGCCGCCGGGGAGGCGACGCCGGACCGCCGGATCGCGGCGCCCCGCTGGAAGGGCGAGGTGTTGCGCGGCAAGCGCCTGATGATCTGGCGGGAACAGGGGGTGGGACACGAGATCCTGTTCGCGTCCTGCTATCCCGACGTCATCGCCTGGGCGGGCGGGCCGGTCGTCATCGAATGCGATCCGCGTCTGGTGCCGCTGTTCAGCCGCTCCTTTCCCAAGGCCACCGTCCGGGCCGAAAGCTGCACCGGTGACGCTTTCGGCGGCGGTCCGCGCGAGACCATCGATCCGCCGGATTACGACCTCCAGGCCCCGGCCGGCGACCTGCCGCACCGGCTGCGCGAGAGCCTGTCCGCCTTCGAGCCGCAAGGCGCCTGGCTGGTTCCCGACCCGGCGCTGGTGGAGCATTGGCGCGCGCGGCTGGCGGCGCTGGGACCGGGGCTGCGGGTCGGCATCGGCTGGCGCGGCCAGGAGATGACCGCCGACCGCAAGGCCTCCTACGTGATGCTGGAGCATTGGGGGCCGCTGTTCGCCCTGCCCGGCGTGGTGTTCGTCAACCTGCAGCATGGCGACTGCGACGCCGAGCTTGCGGCGGCCGAAGCGCGCTTCGGGGTGCGCATCCACCGTTGGGGCGATCTGGACCTGAAGGACGACTTCGACGGGGCGGCGGCGCTGACGGCGAACCTGGATCTGGTGATCTCGCCGGCCATGTCGGCGGGGGAATTGGCCGGGGCGCTGGGGGTGCCGGTCTGGCGCTTCGGCCACCGCGACTGGACGCAGCTCGGCACCGGGGTCCGTCCCTGGTTCCCGTCCATGCGCCTGTTCCAGCCCAACCCCGGCGAAGGGTTGGAGACGACGATGCAGGCCATCGCCGGGGCCCTTCGCGCCGCTTTGCCGGAAGGCGCCTTGCCGCAGCCCGCCGAGCCGCCGGCCCAGTCCCCCACCCCGCCGGCCGATTTCGACGCCTTGCTGAACCATGCCGTCGCCCTGCACCGCGCCGGCCATGCGGCGGAGGCGGAGGCCGGCTATCGCGCCGCCCTTGCCGCCGATCCCGCGCGGGCCAACTCCGGACATGCCGATGCGCTCCATCTTCTGGGGCTTCTTCTGCACCAATCGGGGAACAGCACCGACGCCCTGGATTTCATCGCCGAGGCATTGCGCCTCGATCCCGTCTTTCCCCATGCCTGGAACCATCTGGGCCTGATCCACGAGGCCGAAAAGCGGCATGCCGAAGCCTCCCGCGCCTTCGCCCGCGCGCTGGCGCTGCACCCCGCCTTCCCCGAAGCGCTGACCCATCTGGGGCTTGCCCATCAGACCGGCGGCCATCAGACCGGCGGGCAGGTGGCGGAGGCCATGCGGCTGCACCGCCGCTCCATCGCGGTTCAGCCCGAGAATCCGCCCGCCTTCGCCAATCTCGGCCATGCCTGCGAACTGGCGGGACGGAGCGGCGAGGCGACCGCCCATTACCGGCGCGCCCTGGCCCTCCAGCCGGACTCCGCCGACGCCCACAACAACCTTGCCACCATGGCGATGTACGCCGGCCGACAGGGGGAGACGAGGCGCCATCTGCAATACGCCTTGCGGATCGCCCCGAACTTCGCGCTCGCCGCCTGGAATCTCGGACTGATCGACCTGACCGACGGCAAGCTCGACCGCGGTTGGGAGGGCTATGCCCGCCGCTTCTCCGCCCGGCAATTGCAGCGCGCCCGCAGGATCGACCGTCCGCAGTGGAATGGGGAGAGCTTGCGCGGACGCCGGCTGCTGGTCTGGTCGGAACAGGGGGTGGGCGACGAAATCCTGTTCGCCTCCTGCTTCGACGCGCTGCGGGAACTTGACGGGCCGGTGACGGTCGAATGCGACCGGCGGCTGGTCAGCCTGTTCGCCCGCTCTTTCCCCGGCGTCTCGGTGCGGGCCGAAACCACCGACGCCGCCGGACGGGAGACGGTAAACCCGCCCGATTGCGACCTGCAGATGCCAGCCGGTAGCCTGCCCGCCCTGATCCGCGACCGGCTGGACCGCTTCCCGTCCCGCCCCGCATTTCTGCGCCCCGATCCGGAACTCCTCGCCCTGTGGCGAAACCGGGTCGCCGCCCTGCCCGGCCTGAGAGTCGGGCTGGCCTGGCGCAGCCAGATCGTCACCGCACAGCGCGCCGCCTCCTACACCGGACTTGCCGACTGGCTGCCTCTGCTCGACCTGCCCGGTGTCAGCGTCGTCACGCTGCAATATGGCGACTGCGCCGCCGAACTGGCGCGGGTGGAAACGGCGTCGCGCCGGCTGCATCGGTGGGACGACCTGAACCTGAAGGACGATTTCGAAGGGGTGTCCGCCCTCATCGCCAATCTGGATCTGGTGATCTCGCCGGCGACCGCGGTTGGCGAACTGGCCGGCGCGCTGGGCGTTCCCATTTGGCGGCTGGGCTCCCGCGACTGGACTCAACTGGGCGCCGGCGTACGGCCCTGGTACCCGTCGATGCGGCTGATCCAGCCCGGTCCGGGCGAAGGGATGGCCGACGCCACCGTGAAGGCGGTGCGCGCGCTGACCGCACTGGCGCCGGCCTGA
- a CDS encoding flagellar basal body rod protein FlgC, with amino-acid sequence MVGSIGTALSGLTAQTRRLDASASNVANVRSTGAIPAEDGTTGDKRAAYQPLAVAQTDANPGTRATFTPITPAYLQEYAPDDSAANADGMVAAPNVDPARERINQIAASRAYGANIAVVRTQDEMLTSLLNSKV; translated from the coding sequence ATGGTCGGCAGCATCGGCACCGCGCTCAGCGGCTTGACCGCCCAGACCCGTCGGCTCGACGCATCCGCCTCCAACGTCGCCAATGTCCGCTCCACCGGCGCCATCCCGGCGGAAGACGGCACGACGGGAGACAAGCGGGCGGCCTATCAGCCGCTGGCGGTGGCGCAGACCGATGCCAACCCCGGCACGCGGGCGACCTTCACGCCGATCACCCCGGCCTATCTGCAGGAATACGCACCGGACGACAGCGCCGCCAACGCCGACGGCATGGTCGCGGCGCCGAATGTCGATCCGGCGAGGGAGCGCATCAATCAGATCGCGGCCAGCCGGGCCTATGGCGCCAACATCGCCGTGGTTCGAACCCAGGACGAGATGCTGACGTCGCTGCTGAACTCGAAAGTCTGA
- a CDS encoding tetratricopeptide repeat protein: MAGSRLSSRGGLRAGALPPAVRLSRQADALAAAGDPAGAEPLYARALAADPTLAGTHNNHGNALRALGRLDEAAAAYRAAVAHGLDEGMAHYNLGSVLRQAERRVEAEDAFCRALALRPDHAEAWNNRGNLWRDLDRFGEAAACYRRALALRPDWADAHDNFAAVLYLLHELGGTEEAVELARRWRRDHPGNPLARHIGAAIAGEEADPRAPDDYVRQTFDLFAEEFDRKLAELDYRAPALLAGLLAGERADGGLDVLDAGCGTGLCAASLRPRARRLVGVDLSDGMLERARARGLYDELHAAELVAFLAGAPGGFDLVMAADVFCYFGVLDEAFAAARAALRHGGRLAFTVEELAAEDGRPHRVATHGRYAHAEAYVRAALAGAGLEVRRCDRERLRFESGEPVMGLVVLAVRSAV, encoded by the coding sequence ATGGCCGGGTCACGCTTGTCCTCGCGCGGTGGATTGCGGGCGGGCGCCCTGCCGCCGGCGGTCCGGCTCAGCCGGCAGGCCGACGCGCTGGCCGCTGCCGGCGATCCGGCGGGGGCGGAGCCGCTCTACGCCCGCGCGCTCGCCGCCGACCCGACGCTGGCGGGCACCCACAACAACCATGGCAACGCCCTGCGCGCGCTGGGCCGGCTGGACGAGGCCGCCGCCGCCTATCGCGCCGCCGTCGCGCATGGCCTGGACGAGGGGATGGCCCACTACAATCTCGGCTCCGTCCTGCGGCAGGCCGAAAGGCGGGTGGAGGCGGAGGACGCGTTCTGCCGTGCGCTGGCCCTGCGGCCGGACCATGCGGAGGCGTGGAACAACCGCGGCAACCTGTGGCGCGACCTCGACCGCTTCGGCGAGGCGGCGGCGTGCTACCGGCGGGCGCTGGCGCTGCGGCCGGACTGGGCCGACGCCCACGACAATTTCGCCGCCGTGCTCTACCTACTGCACGAACTGGGCGGTACGGAGGAAGCGGTGGAGCTTGCCCGGCGCTGGCGGCGCGACCATCCCGGCAACCCGCTGGCCCGCCACATCGGCGCCGCCATCGCCGGCGAGGAGGCCGACCCGCGCGCGCCCGACGACTACGTGCGCCAGACCTTCGACCTGTTCGCGGAGGAATTCGACCGCAAGCTGGCGGAGTTGGACTACCGTGCGCCAGCCCTGCTGGCCGGGCTGCTGGCGGGCGAGAGGGCGGACGGCGGCCTGGACGTGCTGGATGCCGGCTGCGGCACCGGATTGTGCGCGGCCTCGCTGCGGCCGCGCGCCCGGCGGCTGGTCGGCGTCGACCTGTCGGACGGCATGCTGGAACGCGCCCGCGCCCGCGGCCTTTACGACGAACTGCACGCGGCGGAACTGGTCGCGTTCCTCGCCGGCGCGCCGGGGGGCTTCGACCTGGTGATGGCGGCCGACGTGTTCTGTTATTTCGGCGTGTTGGACGAGGCCTTCGCGGCGGCCCGCGCGGCGCTGCGCCACGGCGGCCGGCTGGCCTTCACGGTGGAGGAACTGGCGGCGGAGGATGGTCGCCCGCACCGCGTCGCCACCCACGGACGCTATGCCCATGCCGAAGCCTATGTGCGCGCTGCCCTGGCAGGGGCGGGGCTGGAGGTTCGGCGTTGCGACCGCGAGCGGCTGCGCTTCGAAAGCGGGGAGCCGGTGATGGGGCTGGTGGTTCTGGCCGTGAGATCCGCTGTTTAG
- a CDS encoding YdcH family protein, protein MHTEARLSSLQEKHMRLDRAILDEEKRSWPDDSAVKRLKLEKLHVKEEIDRLTRSGTMN, encoded by the coding sequence ATGCACACTGAAGCTCGCCTTTCGTCTCTGCAAGAAAAGCACATGCGCCTCGATCGCGCGATCCTCGACGAGGAAAAGCGGTCCTGGCCGGATGACAGCGCGGTGAAGCGCCTCAAGCTTGAAAAGCTGCACGTCAAGGAAGAGATCGATCGCCTGACGCGCTCCGGCACTATGAATTAA
- a CDS encoding tetratricopeptide repeat protein produces MATILEALTLALDLHLAGRFGEAQELYTRILDAEPEQPDALHYLGVLAGQIGRGDFGLTLIDKAVALRPEAADIRANRANLLRGLNRLDEAEAGYRCALALRPDFAEAWTDRAFARHGRGDAGAVDGAADLLERALRIEPALEPAREKLVALLHARGRLRLEAGQVTPALTDLIRAAALDPQDADIAFLLGNALFATGLRADSVIAFRNALALVPDFLSAALNLGIALAATNRADAALAPLRHAVRIDPAHPAARDTLGLALRSLGHAAEADALTAPAMEPAAVSKPPAKRPSPRRPRRGEGRG; encoded by the coding sequence ATGGCCACGATCCTCGAAGCCCTGACGCTCGCGCTCGACCTGCATCTCGCCGGCCGCTTCGGCGAAGCGCAGGAACTGTATACCCGCATCCTCGACGCCGAGCCGGAACAGCCCGACGCGCTGCATTACCTGGGCGTCCTGGCCGGGCAGATCGGCCGTGGCGACTTCGGCCTGACCCTGATCGACAAGGCCGTCGCCCTGCGGCCGGAGGCGGCCGACATTCGCGCCAACCGGGCGAACCTGCTGCGCGGCCTGAACCGGCTGGACGAGGCGGAGGCCGGCTATCGCTGCGCGCTGGCCCTGCGCCCCGACTTTGCGGAGGCATGGACCGACCGCGCCTTCGCCCGCCATGGCCGCGGCGATGCCGGTGCCGTCGATGGTGCGGCGGATCTGCTGGAACGCGCCCTGCGGATCGAACCGGCGCTGGAGCCGGCACGGGAGAAGCTGGTCGCCCTGCTGCACGCGCGCGGCCGGCTGCGGCTGGAAGCCGGGCAGGTGACGCCGGCCCTGACCGATCTGATCCGCGCCGCCGCCCTCGACCCGCAGGACGCCGACATCGCCTTCCTGCTGGGCAACGCGCTGTTCGCAACGGGGCTGCGGGCGGATTCGGTGATCGCCTTCCGCAACGCCCTGGCGCTGGTGCCCGATTTCCTGTCGGCGGCGCTGAATCTGGGCATCGCGCTGGCCGCGACCAACCGCGCCGACGCCGCCCTGGCGCCGTTGCGGCATGCCGTCCGCATCGATCCGGCCCATCCCGCCGCCCGCGATACGCTGGGCCTGGCGCTCCGGTCGCTCGGACACGCCGCGGAAGCCGACGCCCTCACCGCCCCCGCCATGGAGCCCGCAGCGGTGAGCAAGCCGCCCGCCAAGCGCCCCTCCCCCCGCCGGCCCCGGCGGGGGGAGGGGCGGGGCTGA